Proteins encoded in a region of the Streptomyces sp. NBC_01298 genome:
- a CDS encoding carbohydrate ABC transporter permease, which translates to MPSSVSTLTKERTQDAGPVRPPTPSRSRLRGLAGWASVAWFLVPALVLFLVFVLAPIAVAVYTGFFKWGGVGPLEDFVGFGNYANLFRDQVFLGDLERGLYLIALSVTVQLPFALFTAVLLNQRLRGRAVYRMLFFAPYVLSEVVTAVLFTMIFLPGGGMADHLAGALGLEGLQGKWLADPSTVMPTLFVVMTWKYFGFHMMLFLAGLQSIPGEILEAASIDGAGAWQRFRHVTLPLLGPTIRISVFLSVIGAIQLFDLVWVMTAGGPNHSSETMAISMFQFGFKRYQVGYASAISVVLFMISLVFSLFYQRYVLRRDLSGAVTSGGGR; encoded by the coding sequence GTGCCTAGCTCCGTGTCCACCCTGACCAAGGAGCGGACGCAGGACGCCGGGCCGGTGCGCCCGCCCACCCCGTCACGGTCGCGCCTGCGCGGTTTGGCAGGCTGGGCGTCGGTCGCCTGGTTCCTCGTCCCGGCTCTGGTCCTCTTCCTCGTCTTCGTCCTCGCGCCCATCGCGGTCGCCGTCTACACCGGCTTCTTCAAGTGGGGCGGGGTCGGCCCCCTGGAGGACTTCGTCGGCTTCGGGAACTACGCCAACCTCTTCAGGGACCAGGTCTTCCTCGGCGATCTGGAGCGCGGGCTGTACCTGATTGCGCTGTCGGTCACGGTCCAGTTGCCGTTCGCACTGTTCACCGCCGTCCTGCTCAACCAGAGGCTGCGCGGCCGGGCCGTCTACCGGATGCTGTTCTTCGCGCCGTACGTCCTGTCCGAAGTGGTCACGGCGGTCCTCTTCACGATGATCTTCCTTCCCGGTGGCGGCATGGCCGACCATCTCGCGGGCGCCCTCGGCCTGGAGGGGCTGCAGGGCAAATGGCTCGCGGATCCCTCGACGGTCATGCCGACCCTGTTCGTGGTCATGACCTGGAAGTACTTCGGGTTCCACATGATGCTCTTCCTCGCCGGGCTGCAAAGCATCCCGGGCGAGATCCTCGAGGCCGCCTCCATCGACGGCGCCGGCGCCTGGCAGCGCTTCCGGCACGTGACGCTGCCGTTGCTCGGCCCGACGATCCGGATCAGCGTCTTCCTTTCGGTCATCGGTGCCATCCAGCTCTTCGACCTCGTCTGGGTCATGACAGCCGGCGGGCCCAACCACTCCTCCGAGACGATGGCGATCTCGATGTTCCAGTTCGGGTTCAAGCGCTACCAGGTCGGCTACGCCAGCGCGATCAGCGTGGTGCTGTTCATGATCAGTCTGGTCTTCTCCCTCTTCTACCAGCGCTACGTACTGCGCCGTGACCTGAGCGGGGCCGTCACCTCGGGAGGTGGCCGATGA
- a CDS encoding extracellular solute-binding protein, which translates to MASTPPSRRSFLALSGLTALSVALTAACGGGDTGSGPAADGKVTFAWWNIATTEPGKSLFPQISSAFTAAHPNITISTTSLENEAFKSKLAATTSSGKLPDVFQTWGGGVLQQQVDAGLVEDLTDVLGWSSELTPVSLQAYQFEGRTYGVPYDVGMVGFWYNKKLFAHAGITAPPATWAEFLEDVKKLKAAGVTPIALAGKEKWPGHFYWAYLAMRVAGLPALERAAATKDFSGAGFVQAGTHLKELVDLQPFQTGFLGAGYATPGGQAATMGNGKAAMELMGQWGPSVQKDAGADLGADLGFFPFPTVGGGVGRATDVLGGGGAFALRKGAPKEALAFLKFFVLENESKLLASNGYLPVVKGAESQVADPNRKAVAESLVKATDFQLYLDQAYPPAVGQEINDSVADLIAGKKTPGQVTKSITEAAKGA; encoded by the coding sequence ATGGCCAGCACACCCCCGAGCCGACGAAGCTTCCTGGCGCTCTCGGGCCTGACCGCTCTGTCCGTCGCGCTGACCGCGGCCTGTGGAGGCGGGGACACCGGCTCCGGGCCGGCGGCCGACGGCAAGGTGACCTTCGCGTGGTGGAACATCGCCACGACGGAGCCGGGAAAGTCCCTCTTCCCCCAGATCTCCTCGGCGTTCACGGCCGCCCACCCCAACATCACGATCAGCACGACCTCGTTGGAGAACGAGGCGTTCAAGTCCAAGCTGGCTGCCACCACCTCGTCGGGCAAGCTCCCCGACGTCTTCCAGACCTGGGGTGGCGGCGTGCTGCAGCAGCAGGTCGACGCGGGGCTGGTCGAGGACCTCACCGACGTGCTCGGCTGGTCTTCCGAGCTCACCCCGGTCTCGCTGCAGGCCTATCAGTTCGAGGGCCGGACCTACGGGGTGCCCTACGACGTCGGCATGGTCGGCTTCTGGTACAACAAGAAGCTCTTCGCCCATGCCGGGATCACCGCTCCGCCGGCCACCTGGGCCGAGTTCCTGGAAGACGTCAAGAAGCTCAAGGCGGCGGGCGTCACACCGATCGCCCTCGCGGGCAAGGAGAAATGGCCCGGCCACTTCTACTGGGCCTACCTCGCGATGCGGGTCGCAGGGCTCCCCGCACTGGAGCGGGCCGCGGCCACCAAGGACTTCTCGGGCGCCGGCTTCGTCCAGGCGGGCACCCACCTCAAGGAGCTGGTCGACCTCCAGCCGTTCCAGACGGGCTTCCTCGGCGCCGGCTACGCGACCCCCGGAGGCCAGGCCGCGACCATGGGCAACGGCAAGGCCGCCATGGAGCTGATGGGGCAGTGGGGGCCATCGGTACAGAAGGACGCGGGCGCCGATCTCGGAGCGGACCTGGGCTTCTTCCCCTTCCCGACGGTCGGCGGCGGGGTCGGCCGCGCCACCGACGTGCTCGGCGGTGGCGGTGCCTTCGCGCTGCGCAAGGGAGCGCCGAAGGAGGCGCTGGCCTTTCTGAAGTTCTTCGTCCTGGAGAACGAGTCCAAACTGCTCGCCTCCAACGGCTACCTGCCGGTGGTCAAGGGCGCGGAGAGCCAGGTCGCCGACCCGAACCGGAAGGCGGTGGCCGAGAGTCTGGTCAAGGCGACGGACTTCCAGCTCTACCTCGACCAGGCCTACCCGCCGGCGGTCGGTCAGGAGATCAACGACAGCGTCGCCGACCTCATCGCGGGCAAGAAGACGCCCGGGCAGGTCACCAAGTCGATCACCGAGGCCGCGAAGGGTGCCTAG
- a CDS encoding carbohydrate ABC transporter permease: MNARRTARGLSLHAVVWLIGAFVVVPLVYAVISGFKSTGELTTNPFGLPEHWKTGNYAGILGDGMFWRQIANSAGIAIGTACCTVMVAAMAAFVLARYAFRGRELFYTLFTIGLMFPFAVAVLPLFLLLRNFDLLDNPLGVILPQAAFGLPMTIIILRGFFRTIPAEVEEAAVMDGCGKFRFFWKILLPMARPALGTVSVLAIVASWNNFFLPLLVFNDPQWQTIPVGVQQFQGQYSTDYALVLAYVVLAMVPALAFYAVAERQLIGGLAAGATKG; the protein is encoded by the coding sequence ATGAACGCACGCAGAACGGCACGCGGCCTGTCGCTGCACGCCGTGGTCTGGCTGATCGGCGCGTTCGTCGTCGTGCCGCTGGTCTACGCGGTGATCTCCGGGTTCAAGAGCACCGGCGAGCTGACGACCAACCCGTTCGGGCTGCCGGAGCACTGGAAGACCGGCAACTACGCCGGCATTCTCGGCGACGGAATGTTCTGGCGGCAGATCGCCAACAGCGCGGGCATCGCGATCGGCACGGCATGCTGCACGGTGATGGTCGCGGCGATGGCGGCGTTCGTACTGGCCCGCTACGCCTTCCGGGGCAGGGAGCTGTTCTACACCCTGTTCACGATCGGGCTGATGTTCCCGTTCGCGGTGGCCGTCCTGCCGCTGTTCCTGCTGCTGCGCAACTTCGACCTGCTCGACAACCCGCTCGGAGTGATCCTCCCGCAGGCGGCCTTCGGGCTCCCCATGACGATCATCATTCTGCGCGGCTTCTTCCGGACCATCCCGGCAGAGGTCGAGGAGGCTGCCGTCATGGACGGCTGCGGCAAGTTCCGCTTCTTCTGGAAGATCCTGCTGCCGATGGCACGTCCGGCGCTCGGCACGGTCTCGGTGCTCGCGATCGTCGCGAGCTGGAACAACTTCTTCCTGCCGCTGCTGGTGTTCAACGACCCTCAATGGCAGACGATCCCGGTCGGCGTCCAGCAGTTCCAGGGTCAGTACTCGACCGACTACGCGCTCGTTCTCGCCTACGTCGTGCTCGCGATGGTTCCCGCCCTCGCCTTCTACGCCGTCGCCGAACGGCAGTTGATCGGCGGACTCGCAGCGGGCGCCACCAAGGGCTGA
- a CDS encoding LacI family DNA-binding transcriptional regulator has product MTEQRPTLALIAAEAGVSQATVSKVVNGRSDVAPSTRERIEGLLRSHNYLHPGGQARARRSGLVDLIIGGLDSAWAVEILRGVEAECAQRSVGTVVSLVPPGEATPSSWAALPVLHHSDGVILVTASVTQAQRAQVEQAGVALVVIDPIDLPGNGVPSIGATNWAGGLAATEHLLELGHRRIAAIGGRKEMLCSQARIDGYRAALERAGIEVDRDLIRFGDFQHEGGFQRARELLALPDPPTAVFAGSDQQAMGVYEAARQGGLSIPQDLSVAGFDDLPMCEWLSPPLTTVRQPLEEMGRLAARTLFQLLDGQPLVSPRMELSTELKVRLSTAPPRL; this is encoded by the coding sequence TTGACCGAGCAGCGTCCGACCCTGGCCCTCATCGCCGCGGAGGCGGGAGTTTCCCAGGCCACCGTGTCGAAAGTGGTCAACGGCCGCTCCGATGTCGCGCCCTCGACGCGAGAGCGGATCGAGGGCCTGCTGCGCTCCCACAACTACCTCCACCCCGGCGGGCAGGCCAGGGCCCGCAGGTCAGGCCTGGTCGACCTGATCATCGGCGGTCTGGACAGCGCGTGGGCGGTGGAGATCCTGCGCGGCGTCGAGGCCGAGTGCGCCCAGCGGAGCGTCGGCACCGTCGTGTCGCTCGTCCCGCCGGGCGAGGCCACGCCGTCGAGCTGGGCCGCGCTGCCGGTCCTGCACCACAGCGACGGCGTCATCCTCGTCACCGCCTCGGTCACCCAGGCTCAGCGCGCCCAGGTCGAACAGGCCGGGGTGGCGCTGGTCGTCATCGACCCGATCGACCTGCCGGGCAACGGTGTGCCGAGCATCGGCGCGACCAACTGGGCGGGCGGCCTCGCCGCCACGGAGCACCTGCTGGAACTGGGGCACCGCCGGATCGCCGCGATCGGCGGGCGCAAGGAGATGCTCTGCAGCCAGGCCCGCATCGACGGGTACCGGGCCGCGCTGGAGCGGGCCGGGATCGAGGTCGACCGCGACCTGATCCGGTTCGGCGACTTCCAGCACGAGGGCGGGTTCCAGCGCGCCCGGGAGCTGCTCGCCCTGCCCGATCCGCCGACCGCCGTCTTCGCAGGCAGTGACCAGCAGGCCATGGGCGTCTACGAGGCCGCCCGGCAGGGTGGGCTGAGCATCCCGCAGGACCTCAGCGTGGCCGGCTTCGACGACCTGCCGATGTGCGAATGGCTGTCACCGCCACTGACGACGGTGCGCCAGCCGCTGGAGGAGATGGGCCGACTCGCGGCCCGCACGCTCTTCCAGCTCCTGGACGGCCAGCCGCTGGTCAGCCCCCGGATGGAGCTCTCGACCGAGCTCAAGGTCCGGCTCTCCACCGCCCCGCCCCGTCTCTAG